Proteins from a genomic interval of Enterococcus faecium:
- the dapA gene encoding 4-hydroxy-tetrahydrodipicolinate synthase: MIKGSIVALITPMNEEGSVDYAGLEKLIQFHLDEQTDGLLVLGTTGESSTLTQSEEEQILQLTVKKVAGRVPVIAGAGTNNTKETIEKAKHFASLGADALLVITPYYNKTSDAGLAAHFTAIAEASPIPLILYNVPSRTGMSIPIHVLVNLAEHPNIIGLKEASGDMAYVMDAARLIGEEFFLYSGNDDLILPVMSVGGSGVISVWANIQPKIVHELVKDTQDGRWQQAKEKQLNALELIHALFSETNPIPVKAAMSLLDLPSGPLRLPLVSLSKEKKKQLAQLLLKERTVEK, encoded by the coding sequence ATGATAAAAGGTTCGATCGTGGCGCTGATCACGCCGATGAATGAAGAGGGATCAGTAGATTATGCTGGTTTGGAAAAATTGATCCAATTCCATTTAGATGAACAAACAGATGGATTATTAGTTTTAGGTACAACAGGAGAATCTTCTACGCTCACACAATCTGAGGAGGAGCAGATCCTTCAACTGACAGTAAAGAAAGTGGCTGGCCGTGTGCCGGTGATTGCAGGAGCTGGAACGAATAATACGAAAGAAACGATTGAAAAAGCGAAGCATTTTGCTTCTTTGGGGGCAGACGCACTTTTGGTCATCACCCCTTACTACAACAAAACAAGTGATGCAGGACTAGCTGCTCATTTTACAGCAATTGCAGAAGCCTCACCGATTCCGCTTATTTTGTATAATGTTCCTTCTAGAACAGGCATGTCGATTCCAATCCATGTATTAGTAAATTTAGCAGAACATCCTAATATCATTGGTTTGAAAGAAGCCTCAGGAGATATGGCTTATGTGATGGATGCCGCTCGGTTGATTGGAGAAGAATTCTTCCTTTACAGTGGAAATGATGATTTGATCCTACCAGTAATGAGTGTAGGAGGAAGCGGTGTAATAAGTGTATGGGCGAATATCCAACCTAAAATAGTCCATGAATTAGTAAAAGATACGCAGGACGGAAGATGGCAGCAAGCAAAAGAAAAGCAATTAAATGCACTTGAACTGATCCATGCCTTGTTCAGTGAGACCAATCCTATTCCTGTCAAAGCAGCCATGTCATTATTAGACTTACCTTCCGGACCTCTACGCCTGCCTTTAGTTTCTCTTTCAAAAGAGAAAAAGAAACAATTAGCTCAGCTTTTGTTAAAAGAAAGGACGGTTGAAAAATGA
- the lysA gene encoding diaminopimelate decarboxylase, translated as MTELIIGGVTASTLAEKYKTPLYVYDEEKMRQTMLSFKRGFVSKRFDTKVLYASKAFQTIEMLHLVREYGFGLDVVSGGEIYTALQADFPRDTIYFHGNNKTPEELIYALENDLLHIVADNLMEVELLAELSQRYLKKICIMLRLNVGVEAHTHEYIVTAHIDSKFGMSYESKECQQALQLIKESSYLELEGFHAHIGSQIFDVTAWLAEIDKLTNYLTDFDQPLSLNLGGGFGIRYTQNDQPIPVEEALKKLIEYTEEALEKRKLTIRQLLIEPGRSIVGEAGTTLYTIGFIKKTPHKKYYFVDGGMTDNIRPALYQAEYDCDLAAKLSEEKTEKVTIAGKMCESGDVVIKEAYLPKAESGDLLAVYSTGAYGYSMSSNYNRATRPAVVFVNNGQSRLIVRRQAFSDLLRGEVSYDPS; from the coding sequence ATGACAGAATTGATAATTGGCGGAGTCACAGCAAGCACATTGGCAGAAAAGTATAAGACACCTCTGTATGTGTATGATGAAGAAAAGATGAGACAAACGATGCTGTCATTCAAGCGAGGCTTTGTATCGAAACGTTTTGATACAAAAGTGCTTTACGCCTCTAAAGCATTCCAAACGATTGAGATGCTGCATTTAGTTCGTGAATATGGATTCGGGCTAGATGTTGTCAGTGGTGGGGAAATCTATACCGCTTTGCAAGCTGATTTTCCTAGAGATACTATCTACTTCCATGGTAACAACAAGACGCCAGAGGAACTGATCTATGCACTTGAAAATGATTTGTTGCATATTGTTGCCGATAATTTGATGGAAGTTGAATTATTAGCAGAATTAAGCCAACGCTATTTAAAAAAAATCTGTATCATGCTTCGGTTGAATGTCGGAGTAGAAGCACATACTCATGAATATATCGTCACTGCGCATATTGATTCAAAATTCGGCATGAGCTATGAAAGTAAAGAGTGCCAACAAGCCCTTCAGTTGATAAAAGAAAGCAGCTATCTAGAGTTAGAAGGATTTCATGCTCATATCGGGTCACAAATTTTTGATGTTACTGCTTGGTTAGCTGAAATCGACAAATTGACGAATTACTTAACCGATTTTGACCAACCTCTTTCCTTGAATCTTGGCGGAGGGTTTGGGATTCGTTATACACAAAATGATCAGCCGATCCCAGTCGAAGAGGCACTAAAAAAACTGATTGAATATACGGAAGAAGCTTTGGAAAAACGAAAACTGACCATTCGTCAATTACTGATCGAACCGGGTAGAAGTATTGTTGGAGAAGCTGGTACAACACTATACACGATTGGTTTCATCAAAAAGACACCACATAAAAAATATTACTTTGTAGATGGCGGGATGACAGATAATATCCGTCCAGCTCTGTATCAGGCAGAATACGATTGTGATTTAGCAGCAAAACTGTCGGAAGAAAAAACAGAGAAAGTGACGATTGCAGGAAAAATGTGTGAATCAGGCGATGTGGTAATTAAAGAAGCTTATTTGCCGAAAGCAGAATCGGGTGATCTTTTAGCTGTTTATTCCACGGGAGCTTATGGATACTCGATGAGCAGCAACTACAATCGAGCGACACGACCAGCAGTTGTTTTTGTCAATAATGGCCAATCAAGACTGATTGTTCGCAGACAAGCATTTTCTGATCTACTAAGGGGGGAAGTTTCCTATGATCCTTCATAA
- the dapB gene encoding 4-hydroxy-tetrahydrodipicolinate reductase, translating into MKIGLIGSGQMGNRVEEVAQERGDTVLLLRTAPKEATTLAFTELPELLIDFSHPDNLEKILSYSLSYQLPLVIGTTGYTQSQFQEIKEHAKHVPVMYSANFSFGIMVMNQLIKQAAAMLQGWQIELIEKHHSRKKDAPSGTANMLLQTIQEVQKLQPVYNWQGKKREENQIGVHSIRAGSLPGEHDVLFAATDEIFTIKHESFSNRIFAAGAVEAADWLKDQSPGYYKLEDLLMDKGV; encoded by the coding sequence ATGAAAATCGGACTGATTGGCAGTGGACAGATGGGAAATAGAGTCGAAGAAGTTGCACAAGAAAGAGGAGATACGGTCCTTCTTTTACGGACGGCACCTAAAGAAGCAACTACGCTTGCTTTTACGGAACTGCCAGAACTGCTTATTGATTTTTCTCATCCAGATAATTTAGAGAAAATCCTTTCGTATAGCTTATCATATCAACTTCCGTTAGTCATTGGCACGACAGGTTATACACAATCACAGTTCCAAGAAATAAAAGAACATGCCAAACATGTACCTGTGATGTATAGTGCTAATTTTTCGTTCGGCATCATGGTGATGAATCAACTAATCAAGCAAGCAGCTGCAATGTTGCAAGGCTGGCAGATCGAACTGATTGAAAAACATCATAGTCGTAAAAAAGATGCACCATCTGGTACTGCAAATATGCTGCTTCAAACAATCCAAGAAGTGCAAAAGCTGCAGCCCGTATACAACTGGCAAGGGAAAAAAAGAGAAGAAAACCAAATTGGTGTACACAGTATTCGTGCAGGTTCTTTACCTGGTGAACATGATGTATTGTTTGCTGCTACTGATGAAATATTTACGATCAAACATGAATCTTTTTCTAATCGAATCTTTGCTGCAGGCGCAGTAGAAGCAGCGGACTGGTTGAAAGATCAGTCACCAGGTTATTACAAATTAGAAGATTTATTAATGGACAAAGGGGTGTAA
- the dapD gene encoding 2,3,4,5-tetrahydropyridine-2,6-dicarboxylate N-acetyltransferase, giving the protein MEAQEIIRYIQTASKKTPVKVYLNVTEPIEFKESKVFGEGSSFVVFGDYETIAPVLEAESEKIIEIEIETAARYSAVPLLDIKKINARIEPGAIIRDQVSIGNNAVIMMGAIINIGAVIGENTMIDMGAVLGGRATVGKNCHIGAGAVLAGVIEPASAKPVIVEDGVLVGANAVIVEGVHIGKDAVVAAGAVVLEDVAAETVVGGIPARVLKISDDQTKENTALIAALREL; this is encoded by the coding sequence GTGGAAGCTCAAGAAATCATCCGCTACATTCAAACGGCATCTAAAAAGACGCCTGTGAAAGTCTATCTGAATGTAACCGAGCCAATCGAATTTAAAGAAAGTAAAGTTTTTGGTGAAGGAAGCAGCTTCGTTGTTTTTGGTGACTATGAGACGATTGCTCCGGTTTTAGAAGCTGAATCAGAAAAAATCATTGAAATCGAAATCGAAACTGCTGCAAGATACAGCGCAGTTCCTTTGCTAGATATTAAAAAAATTAATGCTCGTATCGAACCAGGTGCTATTATCAGAGATCAAGTGTCAATCGGCAACAATGCCGTGATCATGATGGGAGCGATTATCAATATTGGTGCAGTAATCGGTGAAAACACGATGATTGATATGGGTGCTGTCTTAGGTGGACGAGCGACAGTGGGCAAAAACTGCCATATTGGTGCAGGAGCTGTCTTAGCAGGTGTGATCGAACCAGCATCGGCCAAACCGGTTATCGTAGAAGACGGCGTACTGGTAGGTGCGAATGCAGTGATTGTTGAAGGTGTCCATATCGGAAAAGATGCAGTCGTGGCAGCAGGAGCAGTGGTTTTAGAAGATGTGGCAGCAGAAACTGTTGTCGGTGGAATACCTGCACGTGTATTAAAAATAAGTGATGATCAGACAAAAGAAAATACAGCATTGATTGCTGCGTTACGCGAATTATAG
- the dapF gene encoding diaminopimelate epimerase, which translates to MILHKYNGCGNDFILLDYAEDTDYSQLAASLCTKEKYDTDGLIAVKIDPLEMIYYNKDGSRAPMCGNGIRCFARYVNDQNMMNEQEFNVETLAGTRKITVLDPSPFYCSVDMGVPDDSPEKIKANQTYPIKNQEIEINGEKVTITSLFLGTIHTVVFVENAREEVWRKRGELICHHPLFKEKTNVNFVEVVNEQELIVRTYERGVGWTLACGTGCCASYVVAKETGKISADQVVVHLEQGDLMISGEDAIQMAGPAVHEWTRILEE; encoded by the coding sequence ATGATCCTTCATAAATATAATGGCTGCGGAAATGATTTTATCTTATTAGATTACGCAGAAGACACAGATTATAGTCAATTAGCCGCTTCTTTATGCACAAAAGAAAAATATGATACAGACGGATTGATCGCCGTAAAAATCGATCCGTTGGAAATGATCTATTACAACAAAGATGGCAGCCGCGCGCCGATGTGCGGAAATGGCATTCGCTGTTTTGCTCGATACGTAAATGATCAGAACATGATGAATGAACAGGAATTCAACGTAGAGACATTAGCAGGCACAAGAAAAATTACGGTGTTGGATCCCTCACCTTTTTATTGCAGCGTAGATATGGGAGTGCCAGATGATTCTCCGGAAAAAATCAAAGCTAATCAAACTTATCCAATAAAAAACCAGGAAATAGAGATCAATGGTGAAAAAGTAACGATCACTAGTTTATTTTTAGGAACGATTCATACCGTTGTTTTTGTTGAAAATGCGCGTGAGGAAGTCTGGAGAAAAAGAGGTGAACTGATCTGTCATCATCCTTTGTTCAAAGAAAAAACCAATGTCAACTTTGTAGAAGTAGTCAATGAACAAGAATTGATCGTCCGTACCTATGAAAGAGGAGTAGGTTGGACACTTGCTTGCGGTACAGGTTGCTGTGCCTCTTATGTGGTTGCTAAGGAAACTGGGAAAATTTCAGCAGATCAGGTAGTTGTTCACTTGGAACAAGGAGACTTGATGATCTCTGGTGAGGATGCGATACAAATGGCTGGCCCAGCAGTTCATGAATGGACAAGAATATTGGAGGAATGA